One segment of Drosophila ananassae strain 14024-0371.13 chromosome 3R, ASM1763931v2, whole genome shotgun sequence DNA contains the following:
- the LOC6504207 gene encoding lysophospholipid acyltransferase 7 isoform X1 — protein MSIDDVIYVICLLACIGAGSYVKKISDEGQRKLVSTALGVIVVVIVSGLHSLHCFASLALGTVSVLLVHPSKCHLVTFFVMFGYLVFFRLFDFYLGIPGHTNMIQMILTLKVSGIAFEKTAAWKKIKARDEQDKKEDRDVHSESLVEITDYDVELQTLGAAEIVHYSFNYIGVLTGPYYRYRTYRDYFEMPFKTHAPSIDATLEKLKYAVFYCALYLTTNYLWPLDYALSDEFYNDRSFVYRLLYVWPTFFTFRARIYTGLTLSECVCTMAGFGAYPDESDPNNGEGPRKRYQHLKRDAEKHKYNFTTIVNTRVLDVERCWTFREGMKHWNVCVQYWLAVNVYKLFPSKKYRVGRTGATLLCSAYWHGFRPGHYFCIMGAPFYVSLEDMWHKLVRKDATGTSRNVIDVLFWIFKWFAFSYLGEAFLLSSFGNIWRFYSSVYHIGYISWAAMIALGLYLTSQKKAAERRKKRAEEKAAGGDSASPLVDKEKSQ, from the exons atgagCATCGACGACGTCATCTACGTAATCTGTCTCCTGGCGTGCATCGGCGCTGGAAGCTATGTGAAGAAGATCAGCGATGAGGGGCAGCGGAAACTGGTGTCCACCGCCCTGGGGGTGATTGTTGTTGTGATTGTTTCCGGTCTCCATAGTCTCCACTGCTTTGCATCCTTGGCCTTGGGCACGGTCAGTGTGCTCCTCGTGCATCCTAG caaaTGCCATCTGGTTACGTTTTTTGTAATGTTTGGCTACTTGGTGTTCTTCCGACTCTTCGATTTTTACCTGGGAATTCCTGGACACACGAACATGATACAAATGATACTCACCCTGAAG GTGTCTGGAATCGCATTTGAGAAAACGGCAGCATGGAAGAAAATAAAGGCCCGGGATGAGCAGGATAAGAAGGAGGACAGAGATGTCCACTCAGAGAGTCTCGTGGAGATTACGGACTATGATGTGGAGCTGCAGACACTGGGAGCGGCGGAAATTGTTCACTATAGCTTCAACTATATAGGAGTTCTAACAG GCCCCTACTATCGCTACCGCACATACCGAGACTACTTTGAGATGCCCTTTAAGACTCATGCGCCCAGCATTGACGCCACGCTCGAGAAGCTTAAGTATGCCGTGTTCTACTGTGCCCTGTACCTAACCACAAACTATCTGTGGCCCTTAGAT tATGCGCTGAGCGATGAGTTCTACAATGATCGCTCCTTTGTGTATCGGCTGCTCTACGTGTGGCCCACATTCTTTACATTCCGTGCCCGCATTTACACGGGCCTGACCCTCAGTGAGTGCGTCTGCACGATGGCCGGCTTCGGAGCCTATCCAGATGAGTCTGATCCCAATAACGGCGAGGGTCCTCGCAAGCGCTACCAGCACTTGAAACGAGATGCCGAAAAGCACAAGTACAACTTCACAACGATTGTAAATACCAGAGTACTGGATGTGGAGCGATGCTGGACCTTCAGGGAGGGCATGAAGCACTGGAATGTCTGTGTCCAGTATTGGCTGGCCGTAAATGTTTACAAGCTCTTCCCCAGCAAGAAATACAG GGTTGGCAG aACCGGGGCCACCTTGCTGTGCTCTGCCTACTGGCACGGTTTCCGGCCGGGACACTACTTCTGCATCATGGGAGCCCCCTTCTACGTTTCCCTGGAGGATATGTGGCACAAGCTGGTGCGCAAGGATGCTACTGGCACCAGCCGCAACGTGATCGACGTTCTGTTCTGGATCTTCAAGTGGTTTGCGTTCAGTTACCTGGGAGAGGCGTTCCTACTCTCATCGTTCGGAAACATTTGGCGCTTCTACAGCTCGGTGTACCACATTGGATACATCAGCTGGGCGGCAATGATTGCCTTGGGACTATATCTGACCAGTCAGAAAAAGGCTGCCGAACGGCGGAAGAAACGGGCGGAGGAGAAGGCCGCTGGGGGAGATTCAGCCTCCCCTCTAGTAGACAAAGAAAAGTCACAGTAA
- the LOC6504204 gene encoding uncharacterized protein LOC6504204, translating into MNIGFISLLGLSFIAIVPGDIKTRHTNLKCEIRDFSYVEVKICRLKVLGRGKIGATVNLKLLKLPIKAISVNFSVFKKLSGYHPFLFNVTVDLCHFLKHPNRFHVFYYFYGAMKPFMNMNHSCPLNVSILKTIHDFILKDFVLSDQMFSKIPVPVGSYMFLITFITENVVRGTITSYLDINVDN; encoded by the exons ATGAATATCGGATTTATAAGTCTTTTGGGATTATCCTTCATAGCCATAGTTCCTGGTGATATAAAAACACGTCACACGAACTTAAAGTGCGAAATCCGGGATTTCTCATACGTGGAAGTGAAAATATGCCGTCTGAAGGTTTTGGGGCGTGGCAAAATAGGAGCAACGGTCAATCTAAAACTTTTAAAGCTGCCCATTAAAGCAATAAGCGTTAATTTTTCCGTctttaaaaaactttccgGCTACcatccatttttatttaacgTAACCGTGGATCTTTGTCACTTCTTGAAACATCCAAATCGCTTCCACGTCTTCTACTACTTTTATGGAGCCATGAAGCCCTTCATGAATATGAACCATAGTTGTCCCTTAAACGTAAGTATACTCAAAACTATT CACGATTTCATATTAAAGGACTTTGTTCTGAGTGATCAGATGTTCTCTAAGATCCCAGTCCCAGTCGGCAGTTACATGTTTTTAATCACATTTATCACGGAAAACGTTGTGCGAGGAACCATAACTTCGTATTTGGATATAAACGTTGATAACTAG
- the LOC6506350 gene encoding phospholipase A1 produces the protein MWTQLFAVLLLVATLAQGKPSVIEVEGNYDAEMDEFMSTLTNLDDIPTGLGARSDISTQPEADDILQNLDDEYEGAKLEKWNQCDKDLSESRGIGKFLDLAFVKKIASNLNPFSSKKLRMQFYLFKREFPQCGRELDFSNEQKWKRSGFNASLPTRLMVHGWMSQSRGSFNRDIKDAYLKKGEYNVIVADWSASSANINYFSVVTLIETFGAQLAQFVRSLHREFDADFDSIYLIGHSLGAQIAGSAGKRLKPDQVNTIFALDPAGPKFRHRTAEFRIDPTDAKYVESMHTSANFGFRRPTGSATFYPNYGAYQRSCYYLGCSHIRSYQMFAESINSPLGFWGTPCVREEGKWKCDQSRRQTVQMAGEPSLHKEGIFYVRTSSSDPFALGKSTD, from the exons ATGTGGACTCAACTTTTCGCAGTTCTCTTGTTGGTGGCCACATTAG CCCAAGGCAAGCCCAGCGTAATTGAAGTCGAGGGCAATTACGATGCCGAGATGGACGAGTTTATGAGCACTCTTACCAATCTGGATGACATACCCACTGGGTTAGGCGCCAGATCTGACATTTCTACCCAACCCGAGGCGGATGACATCCTCCAAAATCTTGACGATGAGTACGAGGGAGCCAAGCTTGAGAAGTGGAATCAGTGCGACAAGGATCTCAGCGAATCGCGGGGCATTGGAAAGTTTTTGGATCTGGCCTTTGTCAAAAAAATAGCCAGCAATCTGAATCCATTCTCCAGCAAGAAGCTGAGAATGCAGTTCTACCTCTTCAAGCGGGAATTCCCCCAATGCGGCCGGGAGCTCGACTTCTCCAATGAGCAAAAATGGAAGCGTTCCGGTTTCAATGCTTCTCTGCCCACCAGGCTGATGGTCCATGGCTGGATGAGTCAGTCGCGGGGCTCTTTCAATAGAGACATTAAGGATGCCTATCTGAAGAAGGGGGAGTACAACGTGATCGTGGCCGATTGGAGTGCCAGTTCCGCAAATATCAACTACTTCTCAGTCGTCACTCTGATCGAAACCTTTGGCGCTCAGTTGGCCCAGTTTGTGAGGAGCCTGCATCGGGAGTTCGACGCCGACTTCGATAGCATATACTTGATTGGACACTCCCTGGGAGCCCAGATAGCTGGATCCGCCGGCAAGCGACTGAAACCGGACCAGGTCAATACCATCTTTGCTCTGGATCCTGCTGGGCCAAAGTTCCGTCACCGCACCGCTGAGTTCCGGATCGATCCCACCGATGCCAAGTATGTGGAGTCCATGCACACCAGTGCCAACTTTGGCTTTCGCCGACCCACGGGCAGTGCCACGTTCTATCCGAACTATGGTGCCTACCAGCGCAGCTGCTATTACCTGGGGTGCTCCCACATCCGATCCTATCAGATGTTCGCTGAATCCATAAACTCGCCGCTTGGATTCTGGGGCACCCCCTGTGTCCGGGAGGAGGGCAAGTGGAAGTGCGATCAGAGCAGGAGGCAAACAGTCCAGATGGCCGGAGAACCATCCCTCCACAAAGAGGGGATCTTCTACGTGAGGACCTCGTCGAGTGATCCCTTTGCCCTTGGCAAGTCGACGGATTAG
- the LOC6506361 gene encoding RNA-binding protein FUS: MEYGNGMQFGGYGQGGEGYEMNYDQMGTSQGFGQPAGGFGQESRNMQSGAAALGGPGYRSPLRYQKIMREMNSRNGLYSPMDQQRGGGQGDYYSSLPGIGGAEGQIYRGNRGNGSSNQNSYF; encoded by the exons atggaGTACGGTAATGGTATGCAATTTGGTGGCTACGGCCAGGGCGGCGAG ggCTATGAAATGAACTATGACCAGATGGGCACCAGCCAGGGATTCGGCCAACCTGCCGGTGGCTTTGGACAAGAGTCCAGGAACATGCAAAGTGGCGCCGCTGCTCTCGGTGGCCCCGGATATCGTAGTCCTCTACGTTATCAGAAGATCATGCGCGAAATGAACTCTCGCAACGGGCTCTA CTCCCCCATGGACCAACAGCGTGGTGGAGGACAGGGAGATTACTACAGCTCCTTGCCCGGAATTGGTGGCGCCGAGGGCCAAATATATCGTGGAAACCGTGGAAACGGCAGCAGCAACCAAAACTCTTACTTTTAG
- the LOC6504206 gene encoding dynein light chain roadblock-type 2: MSAEIEEILKRYQSYPNVAGIIILDPFAIPIKTTMDYTLTVHYAAVVHTLAAKAAKMVSSLDANNELMTIRLRTKQHEVVIVPSESYIIIVVQKPGE; encoded by the coding sequence ATGTCTGCCGAAATTGAGGAGATATTGAAACGCTACCAGAGTTATCCCAATGTTGCTGGCATTATAATTTTGGATCCCTTTGCCATTCCTATTAAGACGACTATGGACTATACCTTGACGGTGCACTACGCCGCTGTGGTCCACACTTTGGCGGCTAAGGCGGCTAAGATGGTGTCCAGTTTGGACGCAAACAACGAGCTGATGACCATACGCTTGCGCACCAAACAGCACGAGGTCGTCATAGTGCCATCGGAGAGCTACATCATTATTGTGGTGCAGAAACCCGGCGAATGA
- the LOC6504207 gene encoding lysophospholipid acyltransferase 7 isoform X2, producing the protein MSIDDVIYVICLLACIGAGSYVKKISDEGQRKLVSTALGVIVVVIVSGLHSLHCFASLALGTVSVLLVHPSKCHLVTFFVMFGYLVFFRLFDFYLGIPGHTNMIQMILTLKVSGIAFEKTAAWKKIKARDEQDKKEDRDVHSESLVEITDYDVELQTLGAAEIVHYSFNYIGVLTGPYYRYRTYRDYFEMPFKTHAPSIDATLEKLKYAVFYCALYLTTNYLWPLDYALSDEFYNDRSFVYRLLYVWPTFFTFRARIYTGLTLSECVCTMAGFGAYPDESDPNNGEGPRKRYQHLKRDAEKHKYNFTTIVNTRVLDVERCWTFREGMKHWNVCVQYWLAVNVYKLFPSKKYRTGATLLCSAYWHGFRPGHYFCIMGAPFYVSLEDMWHKLVRKDATGTSRNVIDVLFWIFKWFAFSYLGEAFLLSSFGNIWRFYSSVYHIGYISWAAMIALGLYLTSQKKAAERRKKRAEEKAAGGDSASPLVDKEKSQ; encoded by the exons atgagCATCGACGACGTCATCTACGTAATCTGTCTCCTGGCGTGCATCGGCGCTGGAAGCTATGTGAAGAAGATCAGCGATGAGGGGCAGCGGAAACTGGTGTCCACCGCCCTGGGGGTGATTGTTGTTGTGATTGTTTCCGGTCTCCATAGTCTCCACTGCTTTGCATCCTTGGCCTTGGGCACGGTCAGTGTGCTCCTCGTGCATCCTAG caaaTGCCATCTGGTTACGTTTTTTGTAATGTTTGGCTACTTGGTGTTCTTCCGACTCTTCGATTTTTACCTGGGAATTCCTGGACACACGAACATGATACAAATGATACTCACCCTGAAG GTGTCTGGAATCGCATTTGAGAAAACGGCAGCATGGAAGAAAATAAAGGCCCGGGATGAGCAGGATAAGAAGGAGGACAGAGATGTCCACTCAGAGAGTCTCGTGGAGATTACGGACTATGATGTGGAGCTGCAGACACTGGGAGCGGCGGAAATTGTTCACTATAGCTTCAACTATATAGGAGTTCTAACAG GCCCCTACTATCGCTACCGCACATACCGAGACTACTTTGAGATGCCCTTTAAGACTCATGCGCCCAGCATTGACGCCACGCTCGAGAAGCTTAAGTATGCCGTGTTCTACTGTGCCCTGTACCTAACCACAAACTATCTGTGGCCCTTAGAT tATGCGCTGAGCGATGAGTTCTACAATGATCGCTCCTTTGTGTATCGGCTGCTCTACGTGTGGCCCACATTCTTTACATTCCGTGCCCGCATTTACACGGGCCTGACCCTCAGTGAGTGCGTCTGCACGATGGCCGGCTTCGGAGCCTATCCAGATGAGTCTGATCCCAATAACGGCGAGGGTCCTCGCAAGCGCTACCAGCACTTGAAACGAGATGCCGAAAAGCACAAGTACAACTTCACAACGATTGTAAATACCAGAGTACTGGATGTGGAGCGATGCTGGACCTTCAGGGAGGGCATGAAGCACTGGAATGTCTGTGTCCAGTATTGGCTGGCCGTAAATGTTTACAAGCTCTTCCCCAGCAAGAAATACAG aACCGGGGCCACCTTGCTGTGCTCTGCCTACTGGCACGGTTTCCGGCCGGGACACTACTTCTGCATCATGGGAGCCCCCTTCTACGTTTCCCTGGAGGATATGTGGCACAAGCTGGTGCGCAAGGATGCTACTGGCACCAGCCGCAACGTGATCGACGTTCTGTTCTGGATCTTCAAGTGGTTTGCGTTCAGTTACCTGGGAGAGGCGTTCCTACTCTCATCGTTCGGAAACATTTGGCGCTTCTACAGCTCGGTGTACCACATTGGATACATCAGCTGGGCGGCAATGATTGCCTTGGGACTATATCTGACCAGTCAGAAAAAGGCTGCCGAACGGCGGAAGAAACGGGCGGAGGAGAAGGCCGCTGGGGGAGATTCAGCCTCCCCTCTAGTAGACAAAGAAAAGTCACAGTAA